The Macrococcoides canis genome has a window encoding:
- a CDS encoding threonine/serine exporter family protein, whose protein sequence is MILFQTFISFFATLFFAIIFNAPRKLLIACGFVGAVGWIVYYIANTNGLSDAVSIFLGSFALSLCAHILARIYKRPVIIFNVSGIIPLVPGGVAYDATKNLIISDFSEAIIKGSQATLSSGAIAFGLLIGEMLFLTSLKLYMHFKHKNKPVN, encoded by the coding sequence ATGATTCTTTTTCAAACTTTCATCAGTTTTTTCGCGACCTTATTCTTTGCAATTATCTTTAATGCGCCTAGAAAGCTACTCATTGCTTGTGGATTTGTCGGAGCTGTCGGCTGGATTGTCTATTACATAGCGAATACGAATGGATTATCTGATGCTGTGAGTATATTCCTCGGAAGCTTTGCGCTTAGTCTTTGTGCACATATACTTGCTCGAATATACAAGCGCCCTGTTATCATCTTTAATGTATCGGGCATCATACCACTCGTTCCCGGTGGCGTCGCTTACGATGCTACAAAGAACTTAATTATCTCTGATTTTAGTGAAGCAATTATTAAAGGAAGTCAGGCGACATTATCTTCTGGAGCGATTGCATTCGGACTGTTAATCGGTGAAATGTTATTTTTAACTTCATTGAAATTGTATATGCATTTTAAACATAAGAACAAACCAGTAAATTAA
- a CDS encoding threonine/serine exporter family protein — MLSNQLYDEQKVKDVAMLAGRILLESGAETYRVEDTMTRIAEFYGLHNTHSFVTPTAIIFSLNEKSSTRLYRVSDRTTDLEKISEVNEISRAITSGKVSLEAAKMALDILDKENLQYKFWLKVLSSGIVSLLFLFMFDGSPSDAIPAFISGLAGYYICEQIGAYFKIRFFAEFAGSVVIALIAIACVQYFFSESVDKIIISGVMPLVPGVPITNAIRDMMAGQLIAGITKGVEAALTAFAIGAGVGVIFIIFGGTL; from the coding sequence ATGCTTTCAAATCAACTTTACGATGAACAAAAAGTAAAAGATGTTGCAATGCTTGCAGGTAGAATTCTTCTCGAATCAGGTGCGGAAACATATCGTGTAGAAGATACGATGACGCGAATCGCAGAATTCTATGGACTGCATAATACACATAGTTTTGTAACACCAACTGCCATCATCTTCTCTCTTAACGAAAAAAGTTCAACACGTTTATATCGCGTGTCAGACCGTACGACCGACCTCGAAAAGATTTCAGAAGTTAACGAAATCTCACGAGCAATCACATCAGGAAAAGTTTCTTTGGAAGCGGCGAAGATGGCGCTGGATATATTAGATAAAGAAAATCTGCAGTACAAATTCTGGCTGAAAGTTTTGTCTTCAGGAATCGTATCATTACTGTTTCTATTTATGTTTGACGGTAGTCCATCAGATGCAATTCCTGCATTTATCAGCGGATTAGCTGGATATTATATTTGTGAGCAGATCGGTGCATATTTTAAGATACGTTTTTTCGCTGAGTTTGCTGGTTCAGTTGTAATTGCTTTAATCGCTATTGCATGTGTGCAGTACTTTTTCAGCGAATCGGTCGATAAGATTATCATCTCTGGTGTTATGCCCCTTGTACCAGGGGTTCCAATTACAAATGCGATTCGTGATATGATGGCAGGACAGCTCATTGCCGGGATAACTAAAGGTGTAGAAGCCGCACTTACAGCTTTCGCAATTGGTGCAGGTGTCGGCGTGATCTTCATTATCTTTGGAGGTACATTATGA
- the ytxJ gene encoding bacillithiol system redox-active protein YtxJ, whose protein sequence is MMIKINTIEQFEKLLEEHTNVYLLKHSDTCPISASAYDQFENFMYERDINGYYLIVQQARELSDYIADITKVKHESPQAFYFSDKAVKWHDSHRNITIANLSKAEE, encoded by the coding sequence ATGATGATTAAAATTAATACAATCGAGCAGTTCGAAAAATTATTAGAAGAACATACGAATGTATATTTGCTGAAACACTCTGATACTTGTCCGATTTCTGCAAGTGCATATGATCAATTCGAGAACTTTATGTATGAAAGAGATATTAATGGGTATTACTTGATTGTTCAGCAGGCGAGAGAACTTTCAGACTATATTGCTGATATAACTAAAGTAAAGCACGAATCTCCTCAAGCTTTTTATTTCTCGGATAAAGCTGTGAAATGGCATGATAGTCATAGAAATATTACAATAGCAAATCTTTCTAAAGCAGAAGAATAG
- a CDS encoding FixH family protein, with the protein MKKMLMTGLCIAVLAACSNDEKHEAHENHASQESKDVAPLTVDLTIPEHVEKGKATEIKALVKHGKEKVDDADEVMFEIIKDGDSKNSVKETIKEGKDGVYTLKYTFKEDGNYNIISHVTAFNQHTMPNKEVTIGTEHEAHHHAGMIHIMDIKAEKDKETTLMMHVMDAKGKPLTDASVARFEVKSPSGKTEWVDLQESKLGEYETKHTFAESGKYTVTAHAEKQPDFHVHNDAQFEVK; encoded by the coding sequence ATGAAAAAAATGCTGATGACTGGATTATGTATAGCTGTTCTGGCTGCATGCAGCAATGATGAAAAACATGAAGCACATGAAAATCATGCCTCACAGGAATCAAAGGACGTTGCACCTCTAACTGTGGACCTGACAATACCTGAGCATGTAGAAAAAGGGAAAGCAACTGAAATTAAAGCCCTTGTAAAGCATGGAAAAGAAAAGGTAGACGATGCTGATGAAGTGATGTTTGAAATTATTAAAGACGGAGATTCAAAAAATTCAGTAAAAGAAACGATAAAAGAAGGCAAAGATGGCGTTTACACGTTGAAATATACTTTTAAAGAAGATGGTAATTATAATATAATCAGTCACGTTACCGCATTTAATCAACATACGATGCCGAACAAAGAAGTAACAATCGGTACTGAACATGAGGCGCATCATCATGCAGGTATGATACATATCATGGATATTAAAGCCGAGAAAGATAAAGAAACAACACTCATGATGCATGTGATGGATGCAAAAGGCAAGCCGCTAACAGACGCATCCGTTGCCAGGTTTGAAGTAAAGTCTCCTTCAGGTAAGACTGAGTGGGTGGACTTACAGGAAAGTAAGCTTGGGGAATATGAAACAAAACATACATTTGCTGAAAGTGGTAAATATACAGTCACAGCACATGCTGAAAAGCAACCCGATTTTCATGTGCATAACGATGCGCAATTTGAAGTAAAATAA
- the murB gene encoding UDP-N-acetylmuramate dehydrogenase — protein MHLHTIVDQLKSSIQSEHIKINEPLKKYTYTKTGGNADIYVIPTSYAEVQAALNVAKQNDVPVTFLGNGSNIIIRDGGIRGIVISLLNLTEIKVNGDSITASSGAAIIDVSRTARDHHLTGLEFACGIPGSVGGAVFMNAGAYGGEIKDVIDHALVINHEGEIITLDNHALELDYRTSIIQKEHFVVLEATFKLAPGDIQSIQSQMDILTERRETKQPLEYPSCGSVFRRPPGHFAGKLIQDAQLQGHIIGGVQVSEKHAGFIVNVNEGTATDYEHMIAHIQETVYKNSGIELEPEVRIIGETLEEQ, from the coding sequence ATGCATTTACATACTATAGTCGATCAACTGAAATCATCTATTCAGTCAGAACATATAAAAATCAATGAACCATTAAAGAAATATACTTATACGAAAACTGGTGGCAATGCCGATATATATGTCATACCGACAAGCTATGCAGAAGTACAGGCGGCATTAAATGTAGCTAAGCAAAATGATGTCCCGGTTACATTTTTAGGAAATGGTTCAAATATCATCATAAGAGATGGCGGCATTAGAGGCATCGTCATCAGTTTACTGAACCTTACTGAAATCAAAGTAAACGGGGACAGTATAACAGCTAGTAGCGGTGCAGCAATTATCGATGTCAGCAGAACTGCGAGAGACCATCATTTAACTGGGCTTGAATTTGCATGTGGTATTCCCGGTTCTGTCGGCGGTGCTGTATTTATGAATGCTGGCGCTTACGGTGGTGAAATTAAGGATGTGATTGATCATGCTTTAGTTATTAACCATGAAGGTGAGATTATCACCCTTGATAATCACGCATTAGAACTTGACTATCGCACAAGCATCATCCAAAAAGAACATTTTGTCGTACTTGAGGCTACTTTTAAGCTTGCTCCAGGGGATATTCAATCCATCCAGTCACAAATGGATATACTCACTGAACGTCGCGAAACTAAGCAGCCACTCGAATATCCATCATGCGGCAGTGTGTTCAGACGTCCACCTGGCCACTTCGCTGGGAAACTTATTCAAGACGCACAATTACAAGGTCATATCATCGGTGGCGTCCAAGTCTCCGAAAAACATGCGGGATTCATCGTGAATGTGAACGAAGGAACTGCAACGGATTATGAACATATGATCGCGCATATTCAGGAAACTGTTTATAAAAATTCAGGTATCGAGCTAGAACCAGAGGTCCGAATTATCGGAGAAACATTGGAAGAACAATAA
- the nrdF gene encoding class 1b ribonucleoside-diphosphate reductase subunit beta, with translation MIAVNWNTQEDMTNMFWRQNISQMWVESEFKVSKDIASWKELTEDEKYTFNHALAGLTGLDTHQADDGMPLIGLHTKDLRKKAVYSFMGMMEQIHAKSYSHIFTTLLPSAETNELLDNWVVNEPHLKFKSEKIVSRYHKLWGKEATIYDQYMARVASVFLETFLFYSGFYYPLYLAGQGRMTTSGEIIRKILLDESIHGVFTGLDAQSLRNELSDDEKLRADKEMYDLLKELYANEESYTKMLYDRVGLTEDVLNYVQYNGNKALANLGFEPYFEEKGFNPIIENALNTSTKNHDFFSVKGDGYVIALNVEALTDEDFNFES, from the coding sequence ATGATAGCCGTTAACTGGAATACACAAGAAGACATGACAAATATGTTCTGGAGACAGAATATCTCACAGATGTGGGTAGAATCAGAATTTAAAGTTTCAAAAGATATAGCAAGCTGGAAAGAGTTGACTGAAGATGAGAAGTATACATTCAACCATGCGCTTGCAGGCCTTACAGGATTAGATACACACCAGGCAGACGATGGGATGCCACTCATCGGTCTGCATACGAAAGATTTACGTAAAAAAGCAGTATATTCATTTATGGGGATGATGGAGCAGATTCATGCCAAAAGTTATTCTCATATTTTCACGACACTCTTACCCTCTGCTGAAACAAATGAATTACTTGATAACTGGGTCGTGAATGAGCCGCATCTAAAGTTTAAATCAGAAAAGATCGTTTCTAGATACCATAAACTTTGGGGCAAAGAAGCAACGATATATGATCAGTATATGGCGCGTGTTGCCAGCGTGTTCTTAGAGACGTTCTTATTCTATAGCGGCTTTTATTATCCACTATACTTAGCTGGTCAAGGTCGCATGACGACGAGTGGAGAGATTATTCGTAAGATTCTGCTGGATGAATCTATTCACGGTGTATTTACAGGACTGGATGCACAAAGTTTACGTAATGAACTATCAGATGATGAGAAGCTGCGTGCAGATAAAGAGATGTATGATTTATTAAAGGAACTCTATGCAAATGAAGAAAGTTATACGAAGATGCTGTACGACCGTGTCGGATTAACAGAAGATGTATTAAACTATGTGCAGTATAACGGTAATAAAGCATTAGCAAACTTAGGATTCGAACCTTATTTTGAAGAGAAGGGCTTCAATCCAATCATTGAGAATGCTTTGAACACATCTACGAAAAACCATGACTTCTTCAGTGTTAAAGGCGACGGTTATGTCATCGCATTGAATGTTGAAGCGTTAACAGATGAAGATTTTAATTTTGAATCGTAA
- a CDS encoding EMYY motif lipoprotein: MNKINIFIYLIMSISIILAACGDKVTSDIKDYKAEMQDVQSEEKKLVHEIDKLGLDKADQLLGAEVTEEKKKKLKLIEASIQNKIKPQLKIYEQKVKEINPETSEVQDVHNIYKRNLSKKKKFILDLEQYMKLFNQSIHSNEKILQYTEVFEKNKALSEQYADQVSASGKDAKEYELLADVINDNSEQLKSKVEYLSTDRTVKQKQQYIETKLLPFLKSNVDKLNQTQISSKHVLGVRKATIEIYYSLMNYYKERKIAMDIETKLQNMPIQDILENTKYIQSIDDKYYEALRKLEEKNK, from the coding sequence ATGAATAAAATTAATATATTTATATATTTAATAATGAGTATATCAATTATTCTTGCAGCTTGTGGGGATAAAGTAACATCTGATATTAAAGATTATAAAGCGGAAATGCAGGATGTACAATCAGAGGAAAAGAAACTTGTACATGAAATAGATAAATTGGGATTAGATAAAGCTGATCAATTGCTCGGGGCGGAAGTTACAGAAGAAAAGAAAAAGAAATTGAAGTTAATTGAAGCATCAATACAGAATAAGATAAAGCCTCAACTCAAAATTTATGAACAGAAAGTAAAAGAAATTAATCCTGAAACGTCTGAAGTACAGGATGTTCATAACATTTATAAACGAAACTTAAGCAAGAAAAAAAAGTTTATTCTGGATCTGGAACAATATATGAAGTTATTCAATCAATCGATTCATTCTAACGAGAAGATACTTCAGTATACAGAAGTATTTGAAAAGAATAAGGCGCTGAGTGAACAATATGCAGATCAAGTTTCAGCGAGTGGGAAAGACGCAAAAGAATATGAGCTATTAGCAGATGTGATTAATGACAATAGTGAACAGCTTAAAAGCAAAGTGGAATATTTATCAACTGATAGAACGGTGAAACAAAAACAGCAGTATATTGAAACTAAGCTACTACCATTTCTTAAATCAAATGTTGATAAACTCAATCAGACACAAATTTCTTCTAAACATGTTTTAGGTGTACGTAAAGCAACCATTGAAATTTATTATAGTCTGATGAATTATTATAAGGAACGCAAGATTGCGATGGATATTGAAACAAAGCTGCAAAATATGCCGATCCAGGATATTCTGGAAAATACAAAATATATCCAGTCAATAGATGATAAGTATTATGAAGCATTAAGAAAGCTCGAAGAAAAAAATAAATGA
- a CDS encoding glycerate kinase, whose amino-acid sequence MKILIAMDTFFNTLYSHHANQYVYDGIKTEGSNVVMVPLFESDKNMIDALLTWEKGAKLTRQVFDGNLNETDIQVARVAHDTMLIDAGQFLNSEVPEETSSYGLGKLIMNGVDMGITSFIISLGNVTVFDAGAGMLQALGAKFYDRDHQLIDSVMHQGLLKFVRYMQFDDLDSRLAHVNFKIISDHEYHNYGKKSQISAQDYAFDVKQRLDNSIWYILQQFKKHGIDYTDSPYGGDGGALRTIFEQYFKADIRTSAQLIFERTHIETLLEEADMIIYGGGSNEETSGSLIVSEINKRIDDNKQYIYLSAGKQFLAHHIKDSVVSLNVYPEVTAHTEDIQIGLQLQQAIQNIMKLSK is encoded by the coding sequence ATGAAGATATTAATAGCGATGGATACTTTCTTTAACACGTTGTATTCACATCATGCGAATCAATACGTCTATGATGGGATAAAGACAGAAGGCTCAAATGTAGTGATGGTCCCATTATTTGAGAGTGACAAAAATATGATTGATGCGCTGCTTACATGGGAGAAGGGTGCAAAACTCACGCGTCAAGTATTCGATGGCAATTTAAATGAAACTGATATTCAAGTCGCACGCGTTGCCCACGATACAATGCTGATTGATGCAGGGCAGTTTTTGAATAGTGAGGTGCCTGAAGAAACATCAAGTTATGGACTAGGCAAGCTGATAATGAATGGTGTGGATATGGGAATTACATCATTTATCATCTCATTAGGAAATGTTACTGTATTTGATGCGGGTGCTGGGATGCTGCAGGCATTAGGTGCTAAGTTCTATGATCGTGATCACCAGTTAATCGATAGTGTGATGCATCAAGGCCTGCTTAAATTTGTGCGTTATATGCAGTTTGATGATCTGGATTCAAGGCTTGCGCATGTGAATTTCAAAATTATTTCTGATCATGAATATCACAATTACGGTAAGAAAAGTCAGATCAGTGCACAAGACTATGCTTTTGACGTTAAACAGCGACTAGATAATAGTATATGGTATATTCTGCAGCAATTTAAAAAGCACGGCATTGATTATACAGATTCTCCATATGGTGGAGATGGTGGAGCGCTCAGAACGATATTTGAACAATATTTTAAAGCAGATATCAGAACTTCTGCCCAACTCATCTTTGAGAGAACGCATATTGAAACTTTATTAGAGGAAGCTGATATGATTATTTATGGTGGGGGCAGTAACGAAGAGACGTCTGGATCATTGATTGTGAGTGAAATCAACAAGCGCATCGACGACAATAAGCAGTATATTTACCTATCTGCAGGCAAACAGTTTCTTGCGCATCATATAAAGGATAGCGTCGTGTCATTGAATGTCTATCCAGAAGTTACAGCGCATACAGAAGATATACAGATTGGACTGCAGTTACAGCAAGCGATTCAAAATATCATGAAATTAAGTAAGTAA
- a CDS encoding GrpB family protein, giving the protein MKIKPNNFINHSPDSYVSAYEIIQHRLLNLLDSPVIKTYHIGSTAIKGAYTSGIIDILVIVNRLHEITTLDEKRLNLSGFYRLHHPYKKKCVFSQFDSLKTLNEQIRLHIVEKDSKKQFQYLEGHRYLLDHIEEYNHFKQNIDTHLNLKQYEDEKSSWFRQRLSV; this is encoded by the coding sequence TTGAAAATAAAACCTAATAATTTTATCAACCATTCACCAGACAGCTATGTATCAGCATACGAAATAATCCAGCATAGATTACTAAATCTACTTGATTCACCGGTGATTAAAACGTATCATATCGGCTCGACTGCAATAAAAGGCGCATATACTTCAGGGATTATCGATATTCTTGTAATTGTGAACCGTCTACATGAAATAACGACACTAGATGAAAAACGTTTGAACTTATCTGGATTTTATAGATTACACCACCCATATAAGAAGAAATGTGTCTTTTCTCAGTTTGACAGTCTAAAGACACTTAACGAACAAATCCGACTTCATATCGTGGAGAAAGACAGTAAAAAACAATTTCAATATTTGGAGGGGCACCGCTATTTACTGGATCATATTGAGGAATATAATCATTTTAAACAGAACATTGATACACATCTCAACTTGAAACAGTATGAAGATGAAAAATCGTCATGGTTTCGTCAACGTCTTTCTGTCTAA
- the nrdE gene encoding class 1b ribonucleoside-diphosphate reductase subunit alpha: MKIAQEKQYNHIELNNQVTKRREDGFFDIDKDQEALKVYLEEINDKTITFETPIARLKYLVEQDFYYDLFKEYNEAELNDIIKFAEGIEFNFASYMSASKFFKDYALKTNDKQQYLEDYKEHVIIVSLYLAKGDADKAKQLISAMIEQRYQPATPTFLNAGRARRGELVSCFLLEVDDSLNSINYIDSTAKQLSKIGGGVAINLSKLRARGEAIKGIKGVAKGVLPVAKALEGGFSYADQLGQRPGAGAVYLNIFHYDVLEFLDTKKVNADEDLRLSTISTGLIVPSKFFDLAKEGKDFFMFAPHTVEREYGLTLDDLNIDEMYDELVENPNIMKKSKDAREMLNLIAQTQLQSGYPYLMFKDNANKVHANSNIGQIKMSNLCTEIFQLQETSIINDYGTEDEIKRDISCNLGSLNIVNVMESKKFKDSVHIGMDALTTVSDEADIKNAPGVAKANRELHSVGLGVMNLHGYLAKNKIGYESEEAEEFAATFFMMLNYYSLERSMEIALERQETFADFENSDYASGTYFDKYITKDYRPATDKVAELFEGITVPSPEDWADLKEKVMKNGLFHAYRLAIAPTQSISYVQNATSSVMPIVDQIERRTYGNAETFYPMPFLSPETMWFYKSAFNTDQMKLIDLIATIQEHIDQGISTILFVNSDISTRELARLYVYAHHKGLKSLYYTRNKLLSVEECTSCAI; this comes from the coding sequence GTGAAAATCGCACAAGAGAAGCAGTACAATCATATTGAACTAAATAACCAGGTAACGAAGCGTCGAGAAGACGGCTTTTTTGATATTGATAAGGATCAGGAAGCGCTTAAAGTATACTTAGAAGAGATTAATGATAAGACGATAACTTTTGAAACACCGATTGCACGCCTTAAGTATCTTGTTGAACAAGATTTTTATTATGATTTATTCAAAGAATATAATGAAGCTGAGCTGAATGACATTATTAAATTTGCAGAAGGTATCGAGTTTAACTTTGCAAGCTATATGTCTGCAAGTAAATTCTTTAAAGATTATGCCCTTAAAACAAATGATAAGCAGCAATATCTAGAGGACTATAAAGAGCACGTCATCATCGTCAGCTTATATTTGGCTAAAGGGGATGCAGATAAAGCAAAGCAGCTAATCTCTGCAATGATCGAGCAGCGCTATCAGCCAGCGACACCTACATTTTTAAATGCAGGTCGTGCACGACGCGGGGAACTTGTATCATGTTTCTTACTGGAAGTTGATGATAGTTTAAACTCAATCAACTATATCGATTCAACTGCGAAACAATTATCTAAAATTGGCGGCGGTGTGGCGATTAACTTATCAAAGTTACGCGCACGTGGCGAAGCAATTAAAGGTATTAAAGGTGTCGCTAAGGGCGTATTACCTGTTGCTAAAGCACTTGAAGGTGGATTTAGTTATGCAGATCAGTTAGGACAACGTCCGGGTGCAGGAGCTGTCTACTTAAACATCTTCCATTATGATGTGCTTGAATTCTTAGATACGAAGAAAGTAAATGCCGATGAGGATTTACGTTTATCTACAATTTCTACAGGCCTTATCGTACCAAGTAAATTCTTCGATTTAGCGAAAGAAGGCAAAGATTTCTTCATGTTTGCCCCTCATACAGTTGAACGTGAATATGGTTTAACTTTAGATGATTTAAATATCGATGAAATGTACGATGAACTTGTGGAAAATCCAAATATTATGAAGAAGTCTAAAGATGCACGAGAAATGTTGAACTTAATCGCTCAGACGCAGCTTCAGTCAGGTTATCCTTACTTGATGTTTAAAGATAATGCGAACAAAGTACATGCGAATTCAAATATCGGTCAAATTAAGATGAGTAACTTATGTACAGAAATCTTCCAGCTACAAGAAACATCAATTATCAATGATTACGGTACTGAAGATGAGATTAAACGAGATATTTCATGTAACTTAGGGTCACTGAATATCGTGAATGTAATGGAATCTAAGAAATTTAAAGATTCAGTACATATCGGTATGGATGCATTAACAACTGTAAGTGATGAAGCGGATATTAAGAATGCGCCTGGTGTTGCCAAAGCAAATCGCGAGCTGCATTCAGTGGGACTTGGCGTTATGAACTTACATGGATACTTAGCGAAGAATAAAATTGGATATGAATCTGAAGAAGCGGAGGAATTCGCAGCGACGTTCTTTATGATGCTGAATTATTATTCATTAGAGCGTTCTATGGAAATTGCACTTGAACGTCAAGAGACATTTGCGGACTTCGAAAATTCTGATTATGCATCTGGTACGTATTTCGATAAATATATTACAAAAGATTATAGACCTGCAACGGATAAAGTTGCAGAACTATTTGAAGGCATTACAGTGCCATCACCAGAAGATTGGGCAGACCTTAAAGAAAAAGTCATGAAAAACGGATTATTCCATGCCTACCGTCTTGCAATTGCACCGACTCAAAGTATTTCATACGTACAAAATGCTACAAGTTCGGTTATGCCGATAGTAGATCAGATTGAACGTAGAACGTATGGCAATGCTGAGACATTCTATCCGATGCCATTCTTATCACCTGAAACGATGTGGTTCTACAAGTCTGCATTCAATACCGATCAAATGAAATTAATTGATTTAATCGCAACCATTCAGGAACATATAGATCAAGGAATCAGCACAATATTATTTGTAAACAGTGATATTTCTACGAGAGAACTTGCAAGACTTTACGTATATGCACATCATAAAGGATTAAAGTCACTATATTACACAAGAAATAAACTGCTAAGCGTAGAAGAATGTACGAGCTGCGCAATCTAA
- the pepT gene encoding peptidase T codes for MKEKLIERLTSYVVIDTQSDAASTATPSTDKQWNLLNQLKQEIEQLGLETDIDEYGYLFATLPSNTDKEVPVIGLLAHVDTATDFTGTNVNPQIIQSYNGDDITLKNGLKIETEKFPELSLYKGHTLITTDGTTLLGADNKAGIAEIMTAIEYLITHPEIKHGKIRFGFTPDEEIGRGPHKFDVARFGCDFAYTVDGGRRGELQYESFNAAGVEVTFNGVNVHPGSAKDKMVNALNLAVRFQSSLPANEVPEHTQGYEGFYHLMALNGNVERAQLSYIIRDHSREQFETRKATMREIITSIQNEFGEDAAHIEINDQYYNMGEKITPHPELIDIPLEVMKTLNIEPIVEPIRGGTDGSQLSYMGLPTPNLFTGGENYHGPYEYVSVDDMERAVMNIVGILQKFEEKA; via the coding sequence ATGAAAGAAAAATTAATTGAGAGACTTACTTCTTATGTAGTTATCGACACACAGTCAGATGCTGCAAGCACAGCAACACCATCAACGGATAAGCAATGGAATCTTCTTAATCAGCTTAAACAGGAGATTGAACAATTAGGTCTTGAAACTGATATCGACGAATATGGTTACTTGTTTGCAACATTGCCATCAAATACTGATAAAGAAGTTCCTGTTATCGGATTGTTAGCGCATGTTGATACAGCTACTGATTTTACAGGTACTAACGTCAATCCTCAGATCATTCAGTCATACAACGGCGATGATATCACTTTAAAGAATGGACTGAAGATTGAAACTGAAAAATTCCCGGAACTCTCTTTGTACAAAGGACACACGTTAATTACAACAGACGGTACTACGTTGCTTGGAGCGGATAACAAAGCAGGGATTGCTGAGATTATGACTGCGATAGAATATTTGATCACACATCCTGAAATTAAACACGGTAAGATTCGTTTCGGCTTTACGCCAGATGAAGAAATTGGACGTGGACCGCATAAATTTGATGTAGCGCGTTTCGGTTGTGATTTTGCATATACTGTCGATGGGGGACGTCGAGGAGAACTACAGTACGAAAGTTTCAATGCAGCAGGTGTTGAAGTGACATTTAACGGAGTGAATGTCCATCCAGGAAGCGCTAAAGATAAGATGGTCAATGCACTTAATCTAGCAGTACGTTTCCAGTCTTCTTTACCAGCCAATGAAGTCCCGGAACACACACAAGGTTATGAAGGATTCTACCATTTAATGGCGTTGAATGGAAATGTTGAACGTGCACAGCTTTCATATATTATAAGAGACCATTCGCGTGAACAGTTTGAAACACGTAAAGCAACGATGCGCGAAATTATAACATCCATTCAGAATGAATTTGGTGAAGATGCTGCGCATATCGAGATTAACGATCAGTATTACAATATGGGTGAGAAAATCACACCTCATCCAGAACTTATTGATATCCCTCTTGAAGTTATGAAGACGTTAAACATCGAACCGATTGTTGAGCCGATTCGTGGTGGTACTGATGGTAGTCAATTATCATACATGGGCTTACCGACACCTAACCTATTCACAGGCGGAGAAAATTATCACGGTCCTTATGAATATGTATCTGTTGATGATATGGAACGCGCTGTTATGAATATCGTGGGTATATTACAGAAGTTTGAAGAAAAAGCTTAA